The following proteins are co-located in the Mesorhizobium australicum WSM2073 genome:
- the rnk gene encoding nucleoside diphosphate kinase regulator produces MQHAKELRPNSHILISEADHDRLTGLARALLDRAPETAEELLSEMDRAVVTNAAAMPAGVVRMGSTVMVRGESGDIQRIMLVYPGEADIAENRISVLTPMGTALIGASVGQAVCWNGRGGRELFVTVEAVDTPASGPQRA; encoded by the coding sequence ATGCAACATGCAAAAGAACTGCGTCCAAACAGCCATATTCTGATCAGCGAAGCCGACCATGACAGGCTGACCGGCCTGGCGAGGGCGTTGCTCGATCGCGCGCCCGAGACGGCCGAGGAGCTGCTTTCGGAAATGGACCGGGCCGTCGTCACGAACGCGGCGGCGATGCCGGCCGGTGTGGTGCGAATGGGCTCGACGGTTATGGTGCGCGGCGAAAGCGGGGACATCCAGCGCATCATGCTGGTCTACCCGGGTGAGGCCGACATAGCCGAGAATCGGATCTCGGTGCTGACGCCGATGGGAACCGCGCTCATCGGCGCGAGCGTTGGGCAGGCGGTTTGCTGGAACGGTCGTGGTGGTCGGGAACTGTTCGTGACCGTCGAAGCCGTCGATACGCCGGCTTCCGGCCCGCAACGAGCTTGA
- a CDS encoding nucleoside-diphosphate kinase produces the protein MTSTNCCLTTKDFAVLEVMLERRRAFADPIVRMLEYKLSCADVVPIDSVGPDIVTLNSRVVFGVDTGPAETRTLVQHEVRGPVGSSLSVATRRGLCMLGMAQGQTAMVEHADGRREWILIRAVLYQPEAARRTVRQKHQADAQRPHGLRLVYSAAADWRPLGETAGMRQTEDDDPGPSAA, from the coding sequence ATGACGAGCACGAATTGCTGCCTGACGACGAAGGACTTTGCCGTTCTCGAAGTCATGCTGGAGCGCCGGCGGGCATTCGCGGATCCGATCGTGCGCATGCTCGAATACAAGCTTTCATGCGCCGATGTCGTGCCGATCGATTCGGTCGGCCCCGACATCGTCACGCTGAACAGCAGGGTGGTGTTCGGCGTCGATACCGGTCCCGCGGAGACGCGAACCCTGGTGCAGCACGAGGTGCGCGGGCCGGTCGGCTCCAGCCTGTCGGTCGCAACGAGGCGCGGACTCTGCATGCTTGGCATGGCGCAAGGCCAGACTGCAATGGTCGAACACGCCGACGGCCGGCGGGAGTGGATCCTGATCCGGGCCGTGCTCTACCAGCCGGAGGCTGCCCGGCGCACGGTCAGGCAGAAACACCAGGCTGACGCGCAGCGACCGCACGGGCTCAGGCTCGTCTACAGTGCCGCAGCCGATTGGAGGCCTCTTGGCGAGACGGCCGGAATGCGGCAGACAGAAGACGACGACCCCGGTCCCTCGGCGGCGTGA
- a CDS encoding D-amino acid dehydrogenase — translation MKIMVLGSGVIGVTTAYYLAEAGHEVTVIDRQKGPGLETSFANAGEISPGYASPWAGPGIPLKAIKWLLMKHGPLVVRPAFDPHMWTWLVKMLRNCTAERYAINKSRMVPLAEYSRDTLKALREATGIAYDERTQGTLQLFRTQKQLDGTSGDLEVLKKYGVPYEVLDPDGCITAEPALAGVREKFVGGLRLPGDETGDCKMFTDRLAELCVARGVKFEYDTTIWRVIRSRNRVNNMSTSKGWLTADAYVMALGSYSAGFMRRMKRPIPVYPVKGYSITVPIKDAAAAPVSTVMDETYKVAITRLGDRIRVGGTAEISGFDLRLHESRRRTLEHSVGDLFPGAGAMRDATFWCGLRPMTPDGPPLIGRTELSNLYLNTGHGTLGWTMACGSAKVLADIISNRVPDIDVRALAQERYLK, via the coding sequence ATGAAAATCATGGTGCTGGGCAGTGGCGTGATCGGGGTGACCACGGCCTATTATCTCGCCGAGGCCGGCCACGAGGTGACGGTGATCGACCGCCAGAAAGGGCCGGGGCTGGAAACCAGCTTTGCCAATGCCGGCGAGATTTCGCCCGGCTATGCCTCGCCTTGGGCCGGGCCCGGCATCCCGCTCAAGGCGATCAAGTGGCTCTTGATGAAGCATGGTCCGCTGGTGGTGCGGCCGGCCTTCGATCCGCATATGTGGACGTGGCTGGTCAAGATGCTGCGCAACTGCACCGCCGAGCGCTACGCGATCAACAAATCGCGCATGGTGCCGCTGGCGGAATACAGCCGCGACACGCTGAAGGCGCTGCGCGAGGCGACCGGCATCGCCTATGACGAGCGGACGCAGGGCACGCTGCAGCTGTTTCGCACGCAAAAGCAGCTCGACGGCACATCAGGCGATCTCGAGGTGCTGAAGAAATATGGCGTGCCCTATGAGGTCCTTGATCCCGACGGCTGCATCACGGCGGAACCAGCGCTGGCCGGGGTGCGTGAAAAATTTGTCGGCGGCCTGAGACTGCCGGGCGACGAGACCGGCGACTGCAAGATGTTCACCGACAGGCTGGCCGAGCTCTGCGTGGCGCGCGGCGTGAAGTTCGAATACGACACGACGATATGGCGCGTCATCCGCAGCCGCAACCGCGTCAACAATATGAGCACCAGCAAGGGCTGGCTGACCGCCGACGCCTATGTGATGGCGCTGGGCAGCTATTCGGCTGGTTTCATGCGCCGGATGAAGCGACCGATCCCGGTCTATCCGGTCAAGGGCTATTCGATCACGGTGCCGATCAAGGACGCCGCCGCCGCACCGGTGTCGACGGTGATGGACGAAACCTACAAGGTCGCGATCACCCGGCTCGGCGATCGCATCCGCGTCGGCGGCACGGCCGAGATTTCCGGCTTCGACCTCAGGCTGCATGAATCGCGTCGGCGCACGCTCGAACACTCGGTCGGCGACCTGTTTCCGGGAGCCGGCGCGATGCGCGATGCGACGTTCTGGTGCGGGCTGCGGCCGATGACGCCGGACGGACCGCCGCTGATCGGCCGCACGGAGCTGTCCAACCTCTATCTCAACACCGGCCATGGCACGCTCGGCTGGACCATGGCCTGCGGCTCGGCCAAGGTGCTGGCCGACATCATCTCCAACCGGGTGCCCGATATCGACGTGCGTGCCTTGGCCCAGGAGCGTTACCTGAAATAG
- a CDS encoding phospholipase D-like domain-containing protein, which yields MNIRTAILALFGLAALAGCGAGRNACELSAGQEACARPSLSAGTPGSRVAAEQFFGNDGGSDYERRFLALLAHHQLGAMDRANGTGPFGRNRLDVQNRDFQATYSTLQHLAGPVANAHLPPTGGGSGDGHFDGRWRVSRQTLYIDAAARPSAARIFDFSGLQARSTEIVVRQAGKQPADIEGSCDGAVALRAGGASRTIAAGAAFHFHLSGEDDTVSLFPGDGLNRCTARIRSSLAPTGTPLTIRREETADPALASLDSRYQRCPVPGDAGLDALERAFYASRWLSQTCAMPIGEPRLLRKSRDGFNAKVEALMGAPLSNAAIDKGDPELPLDFSKAPRLKLIYLSSLEFKADFSGRVIERLIRHHAALGTKVRIIVTDVLEREKDDAMLHRLAAEFPNVELQEYRWRADHGAPIDEQISQLHKVHHVKMLATLAQDPARSRVIIGGRNIHDGFLFHQPIDLSRYPDLEQYGKTDGFSLNYYSNWSDFDIEFADRATVETLAAQLSTIWLRDADTNLARPFSIPVRGDGPRGNARHFISMPYEDDHALEAYFVELVDAARHHIQIVNPYLNLTPSLAKAFDRALARGVRIDIVGRIDLKGDIGGRFLTALNKLFVEKYGDRIDIREFKAPDVVLHSKIMMIDERLVAISSVNLNNRSFFHDSENGMMVLDRAIYARMKPVYDDYLVHSNPVATNVTIPWAYRLLFDEAWVRQAF from the coding sequence GTGAACATCCGCACGGCCATCCTCGCCCTGTTCGGGCTGGCCGCCCTTGCCGGCTGCGGTGCGGGCCGCAATGCCTGCGAACTATCGGCCGGGCAGGAGGCTTGCGCACGGCCCTCGCTGTCGGCTGGCACGCCCGGGTCGCGGGTCGCGGCTGAGCAGTTCTTCGGCAATGACGGCGGCAGCGACTATGAAAGACGGTTCCTGGCACTGCTCGCCCACCACCAGCTCGGCGCCATGGACCGTGCCAACGGCACCGGCCCCTTCGGGCGCAACCGCCTCGATGTCCAGAACCGCGATTTCCAGGCGACCTATTCGACGCTCCAGCACCTGGCCGGACCGGTCGCCAACGCTCATCTGCCGCCGACCGGTGGGGGCAGCGGTGACGGTCATTTCGACGGCCGCTGGCGGGTGTCGCGGCAGACGCTCTATATCGATGCGGCGGCGCGGCCCTCGGCCGCCAGGATTTTCGATTTCTCCGGCTTGCAGGCACGCAGCACCGAGATCGTCGTGCGCCAGGCGGGCAAACAGCCGGCCGACATCGAAGGCAGTTGCGACGGCGCAGTGGCGCTCCGCGCTGGCGGAGCCTCACGCACCATCGCCGCCGGCGCGGCATTCCACTTTCACCTCTCCGGCGAGGACGACACGGTCAGCCTGTTCCCGGGCGACGGCCTGAACCGGTGCACGGCGAGGATCCGCTCCAGCCTTGCGCCCACCGGTACACCGCTCACCATCCGGCGTGAAGAAACCGCGGATCCGGCGCTTGCCAGCTTGGACAGCCGCTACCAGCGCTGCCCAGTCCCCGGCGATGCAGGCCTCGATGCGCTCGAGCGCGCCTTCTATGCCAGCCGCTGGCTGTCGCAGACCTGCGCCATGCCGATCGGCGAGCCCAGGCTGCTGCGCAAGTCGCGCGACGGCTTCAACGCCAAGGTCGAGGCGCTGATGGGCGCGCCGCTGTCCAATGCGGCAATAGACAAGGGCGATCCGGAACTGCCGCTCGATTTCTCGAAGGCGCCAAGGCTGAAGCTGATCTATCTGTCCTCGCTGGAATTCAAGGCCGATTTTTCCGGGCGCGTCATCGAACGGCTGATCCGCCATCATGCAGCGCTTGGCACCAAGGTGCGCATCATAGTCACCGACGTGCTGGAGCGCGAAAAGGACGACGCCATGCTGCACCGGCTGGCCGCCGAATTCCCCAATGTGGAGCTGCAGGAATATCGCTGGCGGGCGGACCACGGCGCGCCGATCGACGAGCAGATTTCACAACTGCACAAGGTCCATCATGTCAAGATGCTGGCCACGCTGGCGCAGGACCCCGCGCGCTCGCGCGTCATCATCGGCGGCCGCAACATCCATGACGGTTTCCTGTTCCACCAGCCGATCGATCTGTCGCGCTATCCGGACCTCGAGCAATACGGCAAGACCGACGGGTTTTCGCTGAATTACTACTCGAACTGGAGCGACTTCGACATCGAGTTCGCCGACCGGGCGACGGTCGAGACGCTCGCCGCGCAGCTGTCGACGATATGGCTGCGCGACGCCGACACCAACCTGGCGCGCCCCTTCTCCATCCCGGTCCGCGGAGATGGCCCCCGGGGCAATGCCCGGCATTTCATCTCGATGCCCTATGAGGATGACCATGCGCTGGAGGCCTATTTCGTCGAACTGGTCGATGCCGCCCGGCACCATATCCAGATCGTCAACCCCTACCTCAATCTGACGCCCAGCCTCGCCAAAGCTTTTGACCGGGCGCTCGCCCGCGGCGTCAGGATCGATATCGTCGGCCGCATCGACCTCAAGGGCGATATCGGGGGCAGGTTTCTCACCGCGCTCAACAAGCTGTTCGTCGAGAAATATGGCGACCGTATCGATATCCGCGAGTTCAAGGCGCCTGACGTGGTGCTGCATTCCAAAATCATGATGATCGATGAAAGGCTGGTTGCCATCTCCTCGGTCAACCTCAACAACCGCAGCTTCTTCCACGATTCGGAGAACGGCATGATGGTGCTCGACCGCGCCATCTATGCCAGGATGAAGCCGGTCTATGACGACTACCTCGTCCACTCGAACCCGGTCGCCACCAATGTGACGATCCCGTGGGCCTACCGGCTGCTGTTCGACGAGGCGTGGGTCAGGCAGGCGTTCTGA
- a CDS encoding LysR family transcriptional regulator has product MNWDDVRIFLAVARAGQILGAARRLELNHATVSRRIAALEDALRTKLFRRLTTGSELTPAGERFLDIAERMEGDMIAARSTISGEGDDVSGTVRIGAPDGFGVAFLAKRLGELTAQHRELTIQLVPVPRSFSLSRREADIAITVERPTEGRLVAGKLVDYSLGLFASRGYVGAHGLPKTAAELGQHTLIGYVPDLIVSPSLDYAAEFSADWRTSFAISSALGQAEAVRSSAGIGILHTFVARSMPELVAVDVVAPIRRAYWLVYHESVRPLRRVQIVASFITKAVERERGLFT; this is encoded by the coding sequence ATGAACTGGGATGACGTCCGCATCTTCCTCGCCGTGGCGCGGGCCGGCCAGATCCTTGGCGCCGCCAGGCGGTTGGAGCTGAACCACGCCACGGTCTCGCGCCGCATCGCGGCCCTTGAAGACGCGTTACGCACGAAACTCTTCCGCCGGCTGACCACCGGCAGCGAACTGACCCCGGCCGGCGAGCGCTTCCTCGACATCGCCGAGCGCATGGAGGGCGACATGATCGCCGCCCGCTCGACCATATCGGGCGAAGGCGACGACGTGTCCGGAACCGTGCGCATCGGCGCGCCTGACGGCTTCGGCGTCGCTTTCCTGGCCAAGCGGCTGGGCGAACTCACCGCCCAGCACCGCGAACTCACCATCCAGCTCGTCCCGGTGCCGCGCTCCTTCTCCCTGTCGCGACGCGAGGCCGACATTGCCATAACCGTCGAGCGGCCGACCGAAGGCCGGCTGGTGGCGGGAAAACTGGTCGACTACTCGCTCGGGCTGTTTGCCTCCCGCGGCTATGTCGGCGCGCATGGCCTGCCCAAAACCGCCGCCGAACTTGGCCAGCACACCCTCATCGGCTATGTGCCTGACCTGATCGTCAGCCCGTCGCTCGACTACGCCGCCGAATTCAGCGCCGATTGGCGGACCAGCTTTGCCATCTCCTCCGCACTTGGTCAGGCCGAAGCGGTGCGCTCGAGCGCCGGCATCGGCATCCTGCACACCTTCGTCGCCCGCTCGATGCCGGAGTTGGTCGCCGTCGATGTGGTCGCGCCCATCCGCCGCGCCTACTGGCTGGTCTATCACGAATCGGTGAGACCGCTGCGCCGCGTCCAGATCGTTGCCTCCTTCATCACCAAGGCGGTGGAACGGGAGCGGGGGTTGTTTACCTGA
- a CDS encoding CoA-acylating methylmalonate-semialdehyde dehydrogenase: protein MIDYGHFIGGKRVAGTSGRKQDVMQPMDGTVRGTVALASQAELRAAVENAKAAQPKWAATNPQRRVRVLMKFLELVARDYDELAEILAREHGKTIADAKGDIQRGLEVVEVCIGAPHMMKGEFTDGAGPGIDVYSMRQPLGVVAGITPFNFPAMIPLWKIAPAIACGNAFILKPSERDPGVPMRIAELFIEAGLPAGILNVVNGDKDVVDAILDDPDIKAIGFVGSTPIAHYIYSRGTAAGKRVQCFGGAKNHMIIMPDADMDQTVDALIGAGYGSAGERCMAISVAVPVGNDTANRLMEKLIPRVESLKVGPSTDSAADFGPLVTAQALERVKGYVDTGVKEGAKLVVDGRGFKMQGYENGYYMGGCLFDNVTADMRIYKEEIFGPVLSVVRAPTYENAIKLANDHEMGNGVAIFTRDGDAARDFASRVQVGMVGVNVPIPVPIAYYTFGGWKASSFGDLNQHGPDAFRFYTKTKTVTSRWPSGIKDGAEFVIPTMN from the coding sequence ATGATCGACTACGGTCATTTCATCGGCGGCAAGCGTGTCGCCGGCACCAGCGGCCGCAAGCAGGACGTCATGCAGCCGATGGACGGCACGGTGCGCGGCACGGTGGCACTGGCCTCGCAGGCGGAATTGCGCGCGGCGGTCGAGAACGCCAAGGCCGCACAGCCCAAATGGGCCGCGACCAATCCGCAGCGCCGCGTGCGCGTGCTGATGAAGTTCCTCGAACTGGTTGCCCGCGACTATGACGAACTGGCTGAGATTCTTGCGCGCGAACATGGCAAGACCATCGCCGACGCCAAGGGCGATATCCAGCGCGGCCTGGAAGTGGTCGAGGTTTGCATCGGCGCTCCGCACATGATGAAGGGCGAGTTCACCGACGGCGCCGGCCCCGGCATCGATGTCTATTCGATGCGCCAGCCGCTCGGCGTCGTCGCCGGCATCACGCCATTCAATTTCCCGGCGATGATCCCGCTTTGGAAGATCGCGCCGGCGATCGCCTGCGGCAACGCCTTCATCCTGAAGCCTTCGGAGCGTGATCCGGGTGTGCCGATGCGCATTGCCGAACTGTTCATCGAGGCCGGTCTGCCGGCCGGCATCCTCAATGTCGTCAACGGCGACAAGGATGTCGTCGACGCCATCCTCGACGATCCGGATATCAAGGCCATCGGTTTTGTCGGCTCGACGCCGATCGCGCACTACATCTATTCGCGCGGCACGGCGGCCGGCAAGCGCGTGCAGTGCTTCGGCGGCGCCAAGAACCACATGATCATCATGCCCGACGCCGACATGGACCAGACCGTCGACGCACTGATCGGCGCCGGCTACGGCTCGGCCGGCGAGCGCTGCATGGCTATCTCGGTGGCCGTTCCGGTCGGCAACGACACCGCCAACCGGCTGATGGAAAAGCTGATCCCGCGCGTCGAAAGCCTGAAGGTCGGCCCGTCGACGGATTCGGCAGCGGATTTCGGCCCGCTGGTTACCGCTCAGGCGCTGGAGCGCGTCAAGGGTTACGTCGACACCGGTGTCAAGGAAGGCGCCAAGCTTGTCGTCGACGGCCGCGGCTTCAAGATGCAGGGCTATGAGAACGGCTACTATATGGGCGGTTGCCTTTTCGACAATGTCACGGCCGATATGCGCATCTACAAGGAAGAGATCTTTGGGCCGGTGCTCTCGGTGGTGCGCGCGCCGACCTATGAGAACGCCATCAAACTCGCCAACGATCATGAGATGGGCAATGGCGTCGCCATCTTCACCCGCGATGGCGACGCCGCGCGCGACTTCGCCAGCCGTGTCCAAGTCGGCATGGTCGGCGTCAACGTACCGATCCCGGTGCCGATCGCCTATTACACTTTCGGCGGCTGGAAGGCGTCTTCCTTCGGCGACCTCAACCAGCATGGCCCGGACGCGTTCCGCTTCTACACCAAGACCAAGACGGTTACCTCGCGCTGGCCGTCCGGCATCAAGGACGGCGCCGAGTTCGTTATCCCGACGATGAATTGA
- a CDS encoding GntR family transcriptional regulator — protein MIYSRYIRREPLISMEASIVSEPAATKAYRVLENMIVTLELAPASFVTEGSLIERLALGRTPVREAIQRLAWEGLLDVRPRAGIAIAPLHPGDWLRVLDARRGVEVVLARSAARFVTREAADLFHEAALAMQKAVISGNVLAFIQADKALDEALALAADNPFAARLAAPLQTHSRRFWFRYKADTGLAESAEHHVALIRSILDGDEEGAAKDAKKLMALLRGHAEVAATR, from the coding sequence ATGATATATTCTAGATATATCAGGAGAGAGCCTTTGATATCCATGGAAGCAAGCATCGTGTCGGAGCCCGCGGCGACCAAGGCCTATCGCGTCCTCGAAAACATGATCGTCACGCTCGAACTGGCCCCGGCGAGTTTTGTCACCGAGGGGTCCCTGATCGAGCGGCTGGCGCTCGGCCGCACGCCGGTGCGCGAGGCGATCCAGCGGCTGGCCTGGGAGGGATTGCTAGACGTCAGGCCCCGCGCCGGCATCGCGATCGCGCCACTGCACCCCGGCGACTGGCTGCGTGTGCTCGACGCAAGGCGCGGCGTCGAGGTGGTGCTCGCCCGTTCGGCCGCACGCTTCGTCACCCGCGAGGCCGCCGACCTGTTCCACGAGGCGGCGCTCGCCATGCAGAAAGCAGTGATATCAGGCAATGTGCTCGCCTTCATCCAGGCCGACAAGGCGCTCGACGAGGCGCTGGCGCTGGCCGCCGACAACCCGTTCGCCGCCCGGCTGGCCGCCCCCCTGCAGACCCACAGCCGCCGCTTCTGGTTCCGCTACAAGGCCGACACCGGGCTGGCGGAGTCCGCCGAGCACCATGTTGCATTGATCCGCTCGATCCTGGACGGCGATGAGGAAGGCGCCGCCAAGGACGCCAAGAAACTGATGGCACTGCTGCGCGGCCATGCCGAGGTCGCCGCCACGCGCTAG
- a CDS encoding dihydrodipicolinate synthase family protein, translating into MWTGVFPAVTTKFTADDRLDHAEMERCFGLQMDAGCDGIIVCGSLGEGPMLSPDEKIEVLKTAQKIAGKKPVLLTVNEAGTREAASIAKRAAKEGANGLMVVPSPIYHTNAEETVAALRAVAEAGDLPVMIYSNRLAYRVDVSVDQMEELASDKRFVAIKESSDDIRRSTEIINRLGSRYDLFTGVDNLAFEALSVGAIGWVAGLVTAFPRETVAIYQLMKQGRREEALAIYRWFRPLLDLDVSTYLVQNIKLAEVFAINTNDRVRMPRMPLSGERRKAVEKIIKDALAARPTLPQF; encoded by the coding sequence ATGTGGACCGGAGTTTTCCCCGCCGTCACGACCAAATTCACCGCCGACGACCGGCTCGATCACGCCGAGATGGAGCGCTGCTTCGGCCTGCAAATGGATGCCGGCTGCGATGGCATCATCGTCTGCGGCTCGCTGGGGGAGGGACCGATGCTGTCGCCTGACGAGAAGATCGAGGTGCTGAAGACCGCGCAGAAGATCGCTGGCAAGAAGCCGGTGCTACTGACGGTCAACGAGGCCGGCACCCGCGAGGCCGCCAGTATCGCCAAGCGCGCCGCCAAGGAAGGCGCCAATGGCCTGATGGTGGTGCCGAGCCCGATCTACCACACCAACGCGGAAGAGACGGTGGCCGCGCTGCGCGCAGTGGCGGAAGCCGGCGACTTGCCGGTCATGATCTATTCCAACCGCCTCGCCTACCGCGTCGATGTAAGCGTCGACCAGATGGAGGAGCTGGCGTCGGACAAGCGCTTCGTCGCCATCAAGGAATCCTCCGACGACATCCGCCGCTCGACCGAGATCATCAACCGCCTGGGCAGCCGCTACGACCTGTTCACCGGCGTCGACAACCTGGCCTTCGAGGCGCTCTCCGTGGGTGCCATCGGCTGGGTGGCCGGCCTGGTCACCGCCTTCCCGCGCGAGACCGTCGCCATCTACCAGCTGATGAAGCAGGGGCGCCGCGAAGAAGCGCTCGCCATCTACCGCTGGTTCCGGCCGCTGCTCGACCTCGATGTCTCGACCTATCTGGTGCAGAACATCAAGCTTGCCGAAGTGTTCGCAATCAACACCAATGACCGCGTGCGCATGCCGCGCATGCCGCTGTCGGGCGAACGCCGCAAGGCTGTCGAGAAGATCATCAAGGATGCGCTGGCGGCGCGGCCGACACTGCCGCAGTTCTAA
- a CDS encoding NAD(P)/FAD-dependent oxidoreductase translates to MRGSAQVQGKSKSTDKGRRSSSALRAPSPRERGEGRDIAIVGGGIIGICAAAFLAEAGLDVTLFDRTGICEETSSGNAAAFAFSDVLPLAHKGMIRQLPKWLADPLGPLSIPPAYLPKLLPWLIRFWRAGAPGKYEASLTAQAGMMKLAEAEWMDLLDRSGTRPMLREDGSLELYEGEAEFRAALSGWAARERFGIGFRHVEGENLADLQPGLSPRFVKGTFVPGWKTVADPKLLGKAVWAYAQSKGARFEMARIDRVAADQDGATLTLADGTTRQAGHIVIAAGAWSHLLARQLGDRIPLETERGYNTTLPPSAFDVRRQLIFSGHGFVITPLETGLRVGGAVELGGIERPPNFNRSKALLRKAREFLPGLDPSGGREWMGFRPSLPDSVPVVGKAARSQSVIYAFGHGHLGLTQAAATGRLIREFVLGQTSSVDLAPFSPQRF, encoded by the coding sequence ATGAGAGGCAGCGCCCAGGTGCAAGGAAAGTCCAAATCGACAGACAAGGGGCGGCGCTCCTCATCCGCCCTGCGGGCACCTTCTCCCCGTGAACGGGGAGAAGGGAGAGACATCGCCATCGTCGGTGGCGGCATCATCGGCATTTGCGCGGCTGCCTTCCTTGCCGAGGCGGGACTGGACGTCACGCTCTTCGACCGCACGGGTATCTGCGAGGAGACGAGCTCCGGCAACGCCGCCGCCTTTGCCTTCTCCGACGTGCTGCCGCTGGCGCACAAGGGCATGATCCGGCAGCTGCCAAAATGGCTCGCCGATCCACTCGGCCCGCTCAGCATTCCGCCCGCCTACCTGCCGAAGCTGCTGCCCTGGCTGATCCGGTTCTGGCGCGCCGGCGCGCCTGGGAAATACGAGGCGAGCCTGACCGCGCAGGCCGGCATGATGAAGCTTGCCGAGGCCGAATGGATGGATCTGCTCGATCGTTCCGGCACCCGGCCGATGCTACGTGAGGACGGTTCGCTCGAACTTTACGAAGGCGAGGCCGAGTTCCGCGCCGCGCTGTCGGGCTGGGCGGCGCGCGAGCGCTTCGGCATCGGCTTCCGCCATGTCGAGGGCGAGAACCTAGCGGACTTGCAGCCGGGGCTGTCACCGCGCTTCGTCAAAGGCACTTTCGTGCCTGGATGGAAGACCGTCGCCGATCCAAAACTGCTCGGCAAGGCGGTGTGGGCGTACGCGCAGTCCAAGGGCGCCCGCTTCGAAATGGCCCGCATCGACCGCGTCGCGGCGGATCAGGATGGCGCGACACTGACGCTGGCCGACGGCACGACGAGGCAAGCCGGTCACATAGTCATTGCCGCGGGCGCCTGGTCGCATCTGCTGGCGCGGCAACTCGGCGATCGCATTCCGCTGGAGACCGAACGCGGCTACAACACGACGCTGCCGCCGAGCGCCTTCGACGTGAGGCGACAGTTGATCTTTTCCGGCCATGGCTTCGTCATCACCCCGCTCGAAACCGGCCTGCGTGTCGGCGGTGCCGTGGAACTCGGCGGCATCGAGCGGCCGCCCAATTTCAACAGGTCGAAAGCGCTCTTGCGGAAGGCGCGGGAATTCCTGCCGGGGCTCGATCCCTCGGGCGGGCGCGAATGGATGGGGTTCCGGCCCTCGCTGCCGGATTCGGTGCCCGTCGTCGGCAAGGCGGCGCGAAGCCAGTCGGTGATCTACGCCTTCGGCCACGGCCATCTCGGCCTGACGCAGGCCGCGGCAACCGGGCGGTTGATCAGGGAATTCGTTCTGGGGCAGACTTCATCCGTTGATCTGGCCCCCTTCAGTCCACAACGGTTTTGA
- a CDS encoding 4-hydroxyproline epimerase, giving the protein MAKKSFFCIDGHTCGNPVRLVAGGGPLLQGSTMMERRAHFLAEYDWIRTGLMFEPRGHDVMSGSILYPPTREDCDIAILFIETSGCLPMCGHGTIGTVTMAIEHGLIKPKTPGVLRLDTPAGLVIAEYKQVGEYVEEVRITNVPSFLYAEGLAVECPGLGEITVDVAYGGNFYAIVEPQANYRDMADYSAGDLIAWSPVVRQRLNEKYSFVHPENPGITGLSHMLWTGKPTVEGADARNAVFYGDKAIDRSPCGTGTSARMAQLHAKGKLKAGDAFVHESIIGSLFKGKVEKDVTVAGKPAIIPSIGGWARMTGLNTIFIDDRDPFAHGFVVK; this is encoded by the coding sequence ATGGCCAAGAAATCCTTCTTCTGCATCGACGGCCACACTTGCGGCAACCCGGTGCGGCTGGTCGCCGGCGGGGGCCCGCTGCTGCAGGGCTCGACGATGATGGAGCGACGGGCGCATTTCCTGGCCGAATACGACTGGATCCGCACCGGCCTGATGTTCGAACCGCGCGGCCATGACGTGATGTCCGGCTCGATCCTCTACCCGCCGACCCGTGAGGATTGCGACATCGCCATCCTGTTCATCGAGACGTCCGGCTGCCTGCCGATGTGCGGTCACGGCACCATCGGCACGGTGACGATGGCGATCGAGCATGGGCTGATCAAGCCGAAGACGCCGGGTGTGCTGCGGCTCGACACGCCCGCCGGCCTGGTCATCGCGGAATACAAGCAAGTCGGCGAGTATGTCGAGGAGGTGCGCATCACCAACGTGCCGTCATTCCTTTATGCCGAAGGACTGGCGGTAGAATGTCCGGGGCTCGGCGAGATCACCGTCGATGTCGCCTATGGCGGCAATTTCTACGCCATCGTGGAGCCGCAGGCGAACTATCGCGATATGGCCGACTATTCCGCCGGCGACCTCATCGCCTGGAGCCCGGTGGTGCGGCAGCGGCTCAACGAGAAGTATTCCTTCGTGCATCCGGAGAATCCCGGGATCACCGGGTTGTCGCACATGCTGTGGACCGGCAAGCCGACGGTCGAGGGAGCCGATGCCCGCAATGCCGTCTTCTACGGCGACAAGGCGATCGACCGCTCTCCATGCGGCACCGGCACCTCGGCGCGCATGGCGCAACTCCATGCCAAGGGCAAGCTCAAGGCGGGGGATGCGTTCGTCCATGAATCGATCATCGGCTCGCTGTTCAAGGGCAAGGTTGAAAAGGACGTCACCGTCGCCGGCAAGCCGGCCATCATCCCTTCGATCGGCGGCTGGGCCCGCATGACTGGACTGAACACGATCTTCATCGACGACCGCGATCCGTTCGCGCATGGTTTCGTGGTCAAGTAG